In a single window of the Papaver somniferum cultivar HN1 chromosome 8, ASM357369v1, whole genome shotgun sequence genome:
- the LOC113303429 gene encoding uncharacterized protein LOC113303429 isoform X2, giving the protein MRGFRVASYCSQLSKAARLVHATRPLCTKTYDSKATAVKPVRDDDAYRQLENLDCMTAAKMLFTDPSKKKEFGLDFHLVQFFFCCLPSVAVYLVAQYARYEIRRMEEEAEVKKKKDEREEKAKGLEVNASKESEEAESTGELLKVKDRVEALEEALKEIVLEKKKLSSHSSEEINKSENVEAIKSISENKLKDVNAAGNSDQQSKTHPSSHETAAKSGPERDSVHFAS; this is encoded by the exons ATGAGAGGATTTCGTGTGGCTTCATATTGCTCCCAATTGTCAAAGGCTGCTCGTTTAGTCCATGCCACTAGGCCTCTCTGCACGAAAACATATGACAGCAAGGCAACAGCAGTGAAGCCTGTGAGAGATGATGATGCGTACCGTCAGCTTGAGAACCTTGACTGCATGACTGCTGCCAAAATGCTTTTTACGGATCCTTCAAAGAAAAAGGAATTTGG gcttgaTTTCCATCTGGTCCAGTTCTTCTTTTGCTGCCTGCCTTCAGTGG CTGTATATCTGGTAGCGCAGTATGCTCGTTATGAAATCCGAAGGATGGAGGAG GAAGCTGaggtgaaaaagaaaaaagatgagaGAGAAGAGAAAGCTAAAGGGTTGGAAGTAAATGCCTCGAAAGAAAGTGAAGAGGCAGAGTCTACAGGTGAGCTTCTTAAAGTGAAAGACAGAGTAGAGGCATTAGAGGAAGCATTGAAAGAGATAGTCTTAGAAAAGAAGAAACTGTCTTCACACTCATCCGAAGAAATTAACAAAAGTGAGAATGTTGAAGCGATCAAAtcaatttctgagaataaattaaaAGATGTCAATGCAGCGGGCAATTCTGATCAACAATCCAAGACACATCCATCGAGCCATGAAACCGCCGCTAAGTCAGGACCTGAGAGAG ATTCTGTTCATTTTGCATCCTGA
- the LOC113303429 gene encoding uncharacterized protein LOC113303429 isoform X1, with the protein MRGFRVASYCSQLSKAARLVHATRPLCTKTYDSKATAVKPVRDDDAYRQLENLDCMTAAKMLFTDPSKKKEFGLDFHLVQFFFCCLPSVAVYLVAQYARYEIRRMEEEAEVKKKKDEREEKAKGLEVNASKESEEAESTGELLKVKDRVEALEEALKEIVLEKKKLSSHSSEEINKSENVEAIKSISENKLKDVNAAGNSDQQSKTHPSSHETAAKSGPERGREAAEKSTHPK; encoded by the exons ATGAGAGGATTTCGTGTGGCTTCATATTGCTCCCAATTGTCAAAGGCTGCTCGTTTAGTCCATGCCACTAGGCCTCTCTGCACGAAAACATATGACAGCAAGGCAACAGCAGTGAAGCCTGTGAGAGATGATGATGCGTACCGTCAGCTTGAGAACCTTGACTGCATGACTGCTGCCAAAATGCTTTTTACGGATCCTTCAAAGAAAAAGGAATTTGG gcttgaTTTCCATCTGGTCCAGTTCTTCTTTTGCTGCCTGCCTTCAGTGG CTGTATATCTGGTAGCGCAGTATGCTCGTTATGAAATCCGAAGGATGGAGGAG GAAGCTGaggtgaaaaagaaaaaagatgagaGAGAAGAGAAAGCTAAAGGGTTGGAAGTAAATGCCTCGAAAGAAAGTGAAGAGGCAGAGTCTACAGGTGAGCTTCTTAAAGTGAAAGACAGAGTAGAGGCATTAGAGGAAGCATTGAAAGAGATAGTCTTAGAAAAGAAGAAACTGTCTTCACACTCATCCGAAGAAATTAACAAAAGTGAGAATGTTGAAGCGATCAAAtcaatttctgagaataaattaaaAGATGTCAATGCAGCGGGCAATTCTGATCAACAATCCAAGACACATCCATCGAGCCATGAAACCGCCGCTAAGTCAGGACCTGAGAGAGGTAGGGAAGCTGCAGAAAAGAGTACCCATCCCAAGTAG